From the genome of Maribacter algicola, one region includes:
- a CDS encoding flippase gives MIAKLKKITAEIGFKRYFKNTVWVFGGKVLQIISAIFIGAWVARYLGPDQLGILSYSQSLIALFLALSTLGLNGILVRELVNRPEKKNVLLGTSLILQTCGSIFLMLLLVYFVYSFEENELTRKIIIILGSATFFDSFTVITLYFQSTVESKFTVRINIAVLLISAFVKIFLILSKAPLIFFVILILAESILTTIGLIWLYTNKGLTLFNWSFSKKIAKKLLKDSWPLILSGIIVSIYMKVDQIMIKEMMNTAYVGQYSAAVRLSEAWYFIPSVISTSLFPAIVNAKKRSEELYYERLQKLYDLMTLFSISIALPMTFLSGWLIKILYGEAYFLSGDVLSLHIWAGVFVFLGVSREGWILSENLQRYTMVYLGLGMICNILLNLFLIPGYGIIGAAAATLIAQAVSVLIAPALFKSTRISFVMMIKSLTFYSIFSRITLNKEIK, from the coding sequence ATGATAGCCAAACTAAAAAAAATCACTGCAGAAATTGGGTTTAAAAGGTATTTTAAAAATACTGTATGGGTATTTGGAGGAAAGGTTTTACAAATTATTTCAGCTATTTTTATTGGTGCATGGGTTGCTAGGTATTTGGGGCCTGACCAATTAGGTATATTGAGTTACTCCCAAAGTCTAATCGCCCTTTTCTTGGCATTATCTACACTAGGCCTAAATGGTATTTTAGTTCGTGAATTAGTTAATAGGCCAGAAAAAAAAAACGTACTACTTGGCACTTCGCTAATTCTTCAGACTTGCGGTTCCATTTTTTTAATGCTACTGTTAGTATATTTTGTCTATAGTTTTGAAGAAAATGAACTTACAAGGAAAATTATTATCATATTAGGTTCAGCAACATTTTTCGATAGCTTTACCGTAATCACCCTTTATTTTCAGAGTACCGTAGAGAGCAAGTTCACAGTTCGAATAAACATTGCTGTACTCTTAATTTCTGCATTCGTCAAGATATTTCTCATTTTAAGTAAAGCGCCTTTAATATTTTTTGTAATACTTATTCTGGCAGAATCTATTTTGACAACAATCGGTCTTATTTGGTTATATACAAACAAAGGACTTACCCTTTTTAATTGGTCATTTTCAAAGAAAATAGCAAAGAAATTACTAAAGGATAGTTGGCCATTGATTCTAAGTGGAATAATTGTATCAATATACATGAAAGTAGATCAAATCATGATAAAGGAAATGATGAATACGGCTTATGTTGGACAATATTCAGCTGCGGTGAGGCTTAGTGAAGCTTGGTATTTTATTCCATCCGTAATTAGCACTTCGCTATTTCCAGCTATAGTAAATGCTAAAAAACGATCTGAAGAATTGTATTACGAAAGACTACAAAAACTCTATGATTTAATGACCCTTTTTTCTATTTCCATAGCCTTGCCCATGACCTTTCTCAGCGGATGGTTGATTAAAATCCTTTATGGAGAAGCTTATTTTTTATCTGGGGATGTATTGAGTCTTCATATTTGGGCGGGGGTCTTTGTATTCTTGGGTGTATCCAGAGAAGGATGGATACTGAGTGAAAACCTACAAAGGTATACAATGGTATACTTAGGATTGGGGATGATTTGTAATATACTTCTAAATCTATTTTTAATTCCAGGTTATGGCATAATTGGAGCTGCAGCTGCCACATTAATAGCCCAAGCCGTTTCAGTTTTAATAGCGCCTGCTTTATTTAAGAGCACAAGAATATCATTCGTTATGATGATAAAATCATTGACCTTCTATTCAATATTTTCCAGAATAACCCTAAATAAGGAAATTAAATGA
- a CDS encoding nucleotide sugar dehydrogenase has product MKKISKICCIGAGYVGGPTMSVIANQCPHIQVTVVDINEARIAQWNTEDLNQLPIYEPGLKEIIAESRGKNLFFSTEVDQAIAEAQMIFISVNTPTKTYGKGKGQAADLKFVELCARNIAKVAKEDKIVVEKSTLPVRTAEAIKNILDNTGNGVRFEILSNPEFLAEGTAIEDLLHADRVLIGGDDTPTGKAAKNALSEVYENWLPKERILQTNVWSSELSKLVANAFLAQRVSSINSISALCEKTDANIAEISRAIGFDSRIGPKFLNASVGFGGSCFQKDILNLVYIARSFGLPEVADYWEQVILMNDYQKRRFADLMIQTLYNTVSGKKIVLYGWAFKKDTNDTRESAAIYIADALMDEQAQLVVYDPKVPKERIYADLDYLGTRDPQKNRDLLTVATDPLEATRDAHAVAVVTEWDEFKGYDWKKIYEHMLKPAFVFDGRRLLDTHTMRDIGFNYYKIGEA; this is encoded by the coding sequence ATGAAAAAAATTTCCAAGATTTGCTGTATTGGGGCGGGCTACGTTGGCGGTCCTACCATGTCCGTCATTGCCAACCAATGTCCCCATATACAGGTAACCGTAGTGGACATCAATGAAGCCCGTATCGCCCAATGGAATACAGAGGATTTGAATCAATTGCCCATTTACGAACCTGGCCTCAAGGAAATCATAGCGGAAAGCAGGGGAAAAAACCTGTTTTTTTCCACGGAGGTGGACCAGGCCATCGCCGAGGCCCAAATGATATTCATCTCCGTCAATACCCCTACCAAAACCTATGGCAAGGGTAAGGGACAGGCGGCCGACCTAAAATTTGTAGAACTTTGCGCCCGGAACATCGCCAAGGTGGCCAAAGAGGATAAGATCGTGGTAGAAAAGTCTACATTGCCCGTAAGAACGGCGGAAGCCATTAAAAACATTCTGGACAATACCGGAAACGGAGTACGTTTTGAGATATTGTCCAATCCGGAATTTTTGGCGGAGGGAACGGCCATAGAGGACCTTTTACATGCAGACAGGGTCCTTATTGGAGGGGACGACACGCCTACCGGCAAGGCTGCCAAGAACGCTCTAAGCGAAGTGTACGAAAACTGGTTGCCCAAGGAACGTATCCTTCAGACCAATGTTTGGTCCTCGGAATTGTCCAAGCTGGTGGCGAACGCCTTTTTGGCACAACGGGTTTCCTCCATAAACTCCATTTCCGCCCTCTGTGAAAAAACCGATGCCAATATAGCTGAAATTTCAAGGGCCATAGGATTTGACAGTAGAATAGGACCCAAATTTTTGAATGCCTCTGTAGGCTTTGGGGGATCTTGTTTTCAAAAGGATATTTTAAACCTCGTCTATATTGCCCGCAGCTTTGGCCTCCCGGAAGTGGCGGATTATTGGGAACAGGTCATTCTTATGAACGACTATCAAAAACGTCGCTTTGCCGATCTTATGATCCAAACCCTCTACAATACCGTTTCCGGGAAGAAAATCGTATTGTATGGTTGGGCCTTTAAAAAGGATACGAACGATACCCGCGAATCCGCCGCCATTTATATCGCGGATGCCCTCATGGACGAACAGGCCCAATTGGTGGTATATGATCCCAAGGTTCCCAAAGAACGCATCTATGCGGACCTTGATTATTTGGGCACGCGCGACCCACAGAAAAATAGGGACTTATTGACTGTGGCAACGGACCCTTTGGAAGCCACACGCGATGCACATGCGGTAGCCGTAGTTACCGAATGGGACGAATTCAAAGGCTATGATTGGAAAAAAATATATGAGCATATGTTGAAACCCGCTTTTGTCTTTGACGGCAGGCGATTGTTGGATACCCATACCATGAGGGACATTGGCTTCAACTATTATAAAATTGGGGAAGCATGA
- a CDS encoding glycosyltransferase family 4 protein: MIEPKICCIFNLAPHYRAPIFKLMDQELGCDFYFGDRVQTPIKTMEVTELKGYQKTLKNIYIPKTGFEWQKGAWTLIFKPYTHYIITGTPGSLSNWLLLIWSKLLGKKVFAWSHGIKGNETKNGLLIAKNFYKLCDKILLYGERGKTKMEALGFASNNLVPIYNSLDYKVQWPIRQQLKPRDIYYNHFNNHDPVLIYVGRIQKRKKLDLLVQAVHDLNQEGTHCNLVIVGSDVDDNELPKMVEMLGIQDKVWFFGPCYLEEKIAELLFNAAVCVTPGPVGLTALHALTYGCPVISNDNFENQMPEYESIVPGVSGDFFQDDNLTDLKHTITSWITMDDKTKKEVRDNASKLISEKYNPNYQIEVLQNILIC, encoded by the coding sequence ATGATTGAACCCAAAATTTGCTGTATTTTTAATTTGGCCCCACACTACCGGGCCCCCATTTTTAAGCTCATGGACCAAGAATTGGGCTGTGACTTTTATTTTGGCGATAGGGTTCAAACCCCCATCAAAACCATGGAGGTGACGGAATTAAAGGGGTATCAAAAAACCCTGAAAAACATTTATATTCCCAAAACAGGCTTTGAGTGGCAAAAAGGGGCTTGGACTTTGATTTTTAAACCCTATACCCACTATATCATTACCGGTACCCCGGGTTCCCTCTCCAATTGGCTATTGCTTATTTGGAGCAAGCTACTGGGTAAAAAAGTTTTTGCTTGGAGCCATGGCATCAAGGGGAATGAGACCAAAAATGGCCTCTTGATTGCCAAAAACTTTTATAAACTGTGCGACAAGATATTGCTTTACGGGGAGCGGGGAAAAACAAAAATGGAAGCATTAGGCTTTGCGTCAAATAACTTAGTTCCTATCTATAATTCCTTGGATTACAAAGTTCAATGGCCCATTCGACAACAATTAAAACCTAGGGATATCTATTACAATCATTTTAACAACCACGACCCCGTCCTTATATATGTTGGCCGAATCCAGAAAAGAAAGAAATTGGACCTGTTGGTGCAAGCCGTCCATGATTTGAACCAAGAGGGAACACACTGTAATTTGGTAATCGTTGGATCGGACGTGGATGACAACGAACTACCCAAAATGGTTGAAATGCTAGGTATACAGGATAAAGTTTGGTTTTTTGGCCCTTGCTATCTGGAGGAAAAAATTGCAGAACTTCTTTTCAATGCCGCTGTATGTGTTACACCAGGCCCTGTTGGCTTAACTGCCCTACATGCCCTAACCTACGGCTGCCCTGTAATTTCCAATGACAATTTTGAAAATCAAATGCCTGAATATGAGTCTATTGTTCCAGGGGTTAGTGGTGACTTTTTTCAAGATGACAACCTTACAGATCTTAAACATACCATAACTTCATGGATTACAATGGATGACAAAACAAAAAAAGAAGTTCGAGATAATGCTTCAAAATTAATATCTGAAAAATACAATCCAAATTATCAAATTGAGGTTCTTCAAAATATACTAATATGTTAA
- a CDS encoding nucleotide sugar dehydrogenase, with protein sequence MKIGIIGLGYVGLPLAALFARKYAVVGFDINQKRVDEINAGKDTTLELTDLDLESVLITKTKSEEQGLVCTTNLQDLADCNCYVVTVPTPVDDTKRPVFTPLIKASETVGKVLKKGDIVIYESTVYPGATEEICIPELERSSGMVFNTDFFVGYSPERINPGDKQHTVEKILKVTSGSTPEIAQKVDQLYASVISAGTHLAPTIKVAEASKVIENTQRDINIAFMNELAKIFYLLGIDTNDVLEAAGTKWNFLPFKPGLVGGHCIGVDPYYLAQKAQENGYNPDLILAGRRINDGMGDYISSQIIKLMLKHDLQVKGAKVLVMGITFKEDCPDIRNTKVVDMIKHLNEYRVQTTIYDPWADPKEVEHEYGLTTVQEAPKEHFDLLILAVAHKEFIEGDLSPFKHEKTLVYDVKGKLKDGWTARL encoded by the coding sequence ATGAAAATAGGAATCATTGGATTGGGATATGTAGGCCTACCCTTAGCGGCCCTTTTTGCCAGAAAATACGCGGTTGTGGGTTTTGATATCAACCAAAAGAGAGTTGACGAAATCAATGCCGGTAAGGATACCACCTTGGAACTTACAGACCTGGATCTGGAAAGTGTCCTGATTACAAAAACAAAAAGTGAGGAACAGGGCCTTGTCTGTACGACGAATCTCCAAGATTTAGCCGACTGTAATTGCTACGTTGTCACGGTTCCTACCCCTGTGGACGATACCAAAAGACCGGTATTCACACCTTTGATAAAGGCCAGTGAAACCGTAGGAAAAGTGCTCAAGAAAGGGGACATTGTCATTTATGAATCTACGGTATACCCAGGTGCGACAGAAGAAATCTGTATTCCGGAACTGGAACGGTCCAGTGGCATGGTCTTTAATACCGACTTCTTTGTGGGGTACTCCCCGGAACGTATAAACCCGGGCGACAAACAGCATACCGTGGAGAAAATTCTAAAGGTTACCTCGGGCTCCACCCCGGAAATCGCCCAAAAAGTAGACCAATTGTACGCCTCGGTCATCTCCGCCGGTACGCATCTGGCCCCCACCATTAAGGTAGCGGAAGCATCCAAGGTGATTGAAAACACCCAGCGCGACATCAACATCGCCTTTATGAACGAACTGGCCAAGATTTTCTATCTGTTGGGTATCGATACCAATGATGTTTTGGAAGCGGCCGGCACCAAGTGGAATTTTTTACCCTTTAAACCTGGCCTTGTTGGTGGCCACTGTATTGGGGTGGACCCTTATTATTTGGCACAAAAGGCCCAGGAAAATGGATACAACCCAGATTTGATCTTGGCAGGTAGGCGCATCAATGATGGTATGGGCGATTATATTAGCTCGCAGATCATCAAGTTGATGTTGAAACACGATCTTCAGGTAAAGGGTGCGAAGGTATTGGTGATGGGTATCACTTTTAAGGAGGACTGTCCGGACATTCGTAATACCAAAGTGGTGGATATGATAAAGCACCTGAACGAATACCGGGTACAGACCACTATTTACGACCCTTGGGCAGACCCCAAGGAAGTAGAACATGAATATGGCTTAACCACCGTACAGGAAGCGCCCAAGGAACACTTTGACCTGTTGATCTTGGCCGTGGCCCATAAGGAATTCATTGAGGGGGACCTCAGCCCGTTCAAACACGAAAAAACCCTAGTCTATGACGTTAAAGGAAAATTGAAAGATGGTTGGACGGCGAGGCTTTAG
- a CDS encoding NAD-dependent epimerase/dehydratase family protein, producing MTLLVTGAAGFIGFHLSKALLQRGYKVVGLDNLNSYYDVGLKLGRLEQLGIPGNQAQAFHKEVESTDYPAFSFVRMNLEDRENLPILFKKHRFQQVCNLAAQAGVRYSLENPEAYVDSNLVGFMNLLECCRNGKVAHLIYASSSSVYGLNKKVPFATSDRVDKPISLYAATKKSNELMAYTYSHLFGIPTTGLRFFTVYGPWGRPDMAYYSFTEKILRNQAIPVYNHGNLSRDFTYIDDIVNGIIRIIEVGFRANKGSLENACIYNIGRGKPVNLMEFIRIIGEQLQIKPILDYMPMQEGDVHTTWADTSDLVVNYDYQPVIDLEEGIEKFISWYRNRKGQFI from the coding sequence ATGACCCTTTTGGTAACCGGTGCCGCAGGTTTTATAGGCTTCCACCTTTCCAAGGCCTTATTGCAAAGGGGATACAAGGTGGTGGGCCTGGACAACCTTAACAGTTATTACGATGTGGGCCTAAAGTTGGGCCGTTTGGAACAATTGGGAATTCCAGGCAACCAGGCCCAGGCCTTCCATAAGGAAGTGGAAAGTACTGACTACCCGGCATTTTCCTTTGTACGCATGAACCTTGAAGACCGGGAAAACCTCCCCATTCTGTTCAAAAAACATAGGTTTCAGCAGGTATGTAATTTGGCCGCCCAGGCCGGGGTGCGCTATAGTCTTGAAAATCCGGAAGCTTATGTAGATAGCAACCTAGTTGGTTTTATGAATCTTCTGGAATGTTGCAGAAATGGTAAGGTAGCACATCTAATCTATGCCAGCAGTTCCAGTGTGTACGGGTTGAACAAAAAGGTGCCCTTCGCTACATCGGACCGGGTGGACAAGCCCATCAGCCTGTATGCCGCCACAAAAAAGAGCAATGAGCTCATGGCTTATACCTATAGCCATCTTTTTGGCATCCCAACGACCGGACTTCGTTTTTTTACCGTATATGGACCGTGGGGAAGACCGGATATGGCCTATTATAGCTTTACCGAAAAAATTTTACGAAACCAAGCCATCCCTGTTTACAACCATGGCAACCTTTCGCGGGATTTCACCTATATAGACGACATTGTCAATGGTATTATTCGCATAATAGAGGTTGGGTTCCGGGCTAATAAGGGTTCCTTGGAGAATGCATGCATCTACAATATAGGTCGCGGCAAACCTGTAAACCTAATGGAATTCATACGTATTATTGGTGAACAGTTACAGATTAAACCTATACTGGATTATATGCCCATGCAGGAAGGGGATGTCCATACCACATGGGCAGACACGTCAGACCTTGTTGTCAATTATGATTACCAGCCCGTTATAGACTTGGAGGAAGGGATTGAAAAATTTATAAGTTGGTATAGGAATAGAAAAGGCCAATTCATTTAA
- a CDS encoding phenylacetate--CoA ligase family protein, whose amino-acid sequence MKKVFYSLKVFLRKPKILNKLYSFLHKLRSNRIHENILKELFELEKSTEEEISINQSRKLQKTLRYAFENTIYYKEVFINHRVIDGKIFDLKKIPILTKDIIRKNQLQLISKEFHIDYLSKKNTGGSTGEPLVFYTDSKSGLVDNAHHYYLYTLMGYTPNDTIVSCGGFEIDKKTREKNIYWVHNSKDNVFGSLRFSVLYLNDDNISYYVMKILEIKPSILRGYPSFYYTISKFILKNNISIDFQVKGINLTSEMCSPDQREIIERAFSTKVFFEYGHTEVCLFCYTNGHDYTYHSSPIYGYLEVINEDGSDTEIGQVGKIIATSLINHGMPFVRYDTGDLGEVAYRKGGYLKFSRIYGRSQDYIITKDNQKVFLTALIFGQHFQAFARIEKWQIIQNSKGEINFLIIPTNSYDKKDELEIEQKIKNVVEIDIAFDYVDTIPLTSMGKHLFLKQNLKV is encoded by the coding sequence ATGAAGAAAGTTTTTTACTCCTTAAAAGTTTTTTTAAGAAAACCTAAAATACTAAATAAGTTATATAGCTTTCTTCATAAGTTAAGAAGTAATAGAATTCATGAAAATATCTTAAAAGAATTATTCGAATTAGAAAAATCGACTGAAGAAGAAATTAGCATAAACCAAAGCAGAAAATTGCAAAAGACTTTGCGGTATGCGTTTGAAAACACGATTTACTACAAAGAAGTTTTTATAAATCACCGAGTAATTGATGGTAAAATATTTGATTTAAAAAAAATCCCAATTCTTACCAAGGACATCATAAGAAAAAATCAACTACAATTAATTAGTAAGGAATTCCATATTGATTATTTAAGTAAAAAAAATACTGGTGGGAGTACTGGAGAGCCACTTGTTTTCTATACGGACTCCAAATCGGGACTTGTAGATAACGCGCATCATTACTACCTATACACTTTAATGGGATATACCCCAAACGACACGATCGTAAGTTGTGGGGGGTTCGAAATTGATAAAAAAACAAGGGAAAAGAATATTTATTGGGTTCATAATTCTAAGGATAATGTCTTTGGAAGTCTCAGGTTTTCCGTGTTATACTTGAATGATGATAATATTTCTTACTATGTGATGAAAATATTGGAAATCAAACCTAGTATACTTCGTGGTTATCCATCTTTTTACTACACTATTTCCAAGTTTATCTTAAAAAACAATATATCAATAGATTTCCAAGTTAAAGGCATTAATCTAACATCTGAGATGTGTTCCCCGGATCAAAGAGAAATTATTGAAAGGGCATTTTCGACCAAAGTATTTTTTGAATATGGTCACACAGAAGTATGTTTATTTTGCTACACTAATGGTCACGATTATACATACCATTCTTCTCCCATTTATGGTTATCTAGAAGTGATTAATGAAGACGGTTCCGACACGGAAATTGGCCAAGTTGGAAAAATAATTGCTACAAGCCTAATTAACCATGGTATGCCCTTTGTTAGATATGATACTGGTGATCTTGGTGAAGTTGCCTATAGAAAAGGAGGGTATTTAAAATTTAGTAGGATTTATGGTAGATCACAGGATTACATAATCACTAAAGACAATCAAAAGGTCTTCTTGACCGCTTTAATTTTCGGCCAACATTTTCAAGCATTTGCTAGAATTGAAAAATGGCAAATAATTCAAAATTCAAAAGGAGAAATAAACTTTCTTATAATACCAACTAATTCGTATGATAAAAAAGATGAATTAGAAATTGAACAAAAAATTAAAAATGTAGTTGAAATAGACATCGCATTTGACTATGTTGATACTATACCACTAACAAGTATGGGCAAACATCTTTTTCTTAAACAAAACCTTAAAGTTTGA
- a CDS encoding Ig-like domain-containing protein, whose protein sequence is MKLTYPTLSKACLGLIASFSLYSCSKDADLLSDYVINNDAKDVLNKLVVDDSFYVRAQRTLILDVLSNDAFEDLGNVRIINTTAPELGTVVINDNNTLTYTVYEPVVTETTPPATETTPPATETTPPATETTPPATETAPEPSQPAQEPAPAPAAEEDTFTYTAEETDASGNTTTQQATVTVNIINDKAPTTGANVFYVTANGSAGNNGKSESAAWSLAHAFANAKAGDYVHIKAGNYGGQQLSINRSGSAGNPIVFMGYKNTPGDIVASQGSTFSYGDQANAAEMPLLDANNTGEGIKIGGSYVELQNFQVKDYSKGIQVTGNHVLLDNVVVLDMGNQNVSGYDGFGIHIMNTNNCLVQNSYIENATAEAFKIYGGGNNQVRYLEVRSDNIPNPTGYYILLTNTANNVVEDSRVERAPGLSHPGHGLVCKWNSKNNVFRRCETKYTNVEMNFSDVTGNLYEDIKIIGQGRDHYEGHVEFRNGANNNTIRNIVISDVSYAFSFSDIDDGFTPSPDTDAPNAGFNNSIQNATVENAGAIFRALPSYTIGGDINAFMRNNTFENCAFNNYSVLANLLMRNEGNAFINCSFKNGSNGVKAINGSPYRSDIINNIKFTNCTFENATQ, encoded by the coding sequence ATGAAGCTTACCTACCCCACCCTAAGCAAGGCATGTCTCGGATTGATTGCCAGCTTCTCCCTTTATTCCTGTAGCAAGGATGCCGACCTACTCTCGGACTATGTAATTAACAACGACGCCAAGGATGTCCTCAACAAATTAGTCGTGGACGATAGTTTTTATGTGCGTGCCCAACGTACCCTTATTTTGGATGTACTCAGCAACGATGCTTTTGAAGATTTGGGCAATGTACGGATTATCAATACCACCGCCCCAGAATTGGGAACGGTAGTCATCAACGATAATAACACCTTGACTTATACGGTGTACGAACCTGTGGTAACGGAAACTACACCTCCCGCCACGGAAACTACACCTCCCGCCACAGAAACGACGCCTCCCGCCACAGAAACGACTCCTCCGGCCACGGAAACGGCACCTGAGCCCTCACAACCAGCGCAGGAACCGGCACCGGCACCTGCCGCGGAGGAGGACACCTTCACGTATACGGCCGAAGAAACCGATGCCAGTGGCAATACCACCACACAGCAAGCCACGGTTACCGTAAACATTATTAATGATAAGGCCCCTACTACGGGTGCCAACGTATTTTATGTAACCGCCAATGGATCGGCCGGCAATAATGGAAAAAGCGAGAGCGCCGCCTGGAGTTTGGCCCATGCGTTTGCTAATGCTAAGGCGGGAGATTATGTACACATCAAGGCCGGTAATTATGGCGGGCAGCAGCTTTCCATCAACCGTTCCGGTAGTGCGGGCAACCCTATTGTATTTATGGGCTATAAAAACACCCCAGGTGATATTGTCGCCTCCCAAGGATCAACCTTTTCCTATGGCGACCAGGCCAATGCGGCAGAAATGCCCTTATTGGATGCCAACAACACCGGGGAAGGTATCAAAATTGGGGGCAGCTATGTGGAACTCCAAAACTTTCAGGTAAAGGATTACAGTAAGGGGATTCAGGTGACTGGAAACCACGTGCTTTTGGACAATGTGGTCGTTTTGGATATGGGCAATCAAAATGTGAGTGGCTATGATGGTTTTGGTATTCACATTATGAATACGAACAATTGCCTCGTTCAGAACTCCTATATTGAAAATGCCACCGCGGAAGCCTTTAAGATTTATGGAGGTGGAAACAATCAAGTTAGATATTTAGAAGTACGTTCAGATAACATTCCTAATCCTACGGGATATTATATACTTTTAACAAATACCGCCAACAATGTTGTTGAAGATTCTCGTGTGGAACGGGCTCCAGGGCTTTCGCATCCTGGACATGGATTAGTATGTAAATGGAATTCCAAAAACAATGTTTTTAGACGTTGTGAAACAAAATACACAAATGTTGAAATGAATTTTAGCGATGTTACTGGAAATTTATATGAAGACATAAAGATTATAGGACAAGGCAGAGATCATTATGAAGGGCATGTTGAATTTAGAAATGGGGCAAACAACAACACAATAAGAAACATAGTTATTTCTGATGTAAGTTACGCCTTCTCATTTTCTGATATAGACGATGGTTTCACACCTTCTCCCGATACCGATGCTCCAAATGCAGGCTTCAACAATTCTATACAAAATGCTACAGTTGAAAACGCAGGGGCAATTTTCAGAGCACTCCCAAGTTATACCATAGGTGGAGACATAAACGCGTTTATGCGAAATAATACATTTGAAAATTGTGCCTTCAATAATTATAGCGTTTTAGCCAACTTACTAATGCGTAATGAAGGAAATGCCTTTATTAATTGTTCCTTCAAAAATGGTTCAAATGGTGTAAAAGCAATAAATGGTAGTCCATATAGGTCGGATATAATAAATAACATAAAATTTACTAACTGCACCTTTGAAAACGCGACTCAATAG
- a CDS encoding MBOAT family O-acyltransferase: MLFNSLDFAIFLPIVFFLYWFVTNKRLRLQNLLIVVASYLFYGWWDWRFLSLILFSTIIDYSIGRMLLVEDKAIKRKVLLWVSIIVNLGFLGFFKYYNFFLDNFIMAFSFMGKKINASSLDIILPVGISFYTFQTLSYTIDVYKRKLEPTKDFIAFAAFVSFFPQLVAGPIERATHLLPQFYKKRTFDYSKAVDGMRQILWGLFKKVVIADNCAEFANQIFNNSHEMSGSTLAIGALFFTFQIYGDFSGYSDIAIGTSRLFGFDLMRNFAFPYFSRDIAEFWRRWHISLSTWFRDYLYIPLGGSRGGTWMKVRNTFIIFLISGFWHGANWTFIVWGGLNALYFLPLLLTNNNRNNLGIVAQGKLFPSYKEIIKIAITFTLTVFAWIFFRAENINHAFSIISEIASQSFFTIPNLQLVGLEAKAIAVMKIVLIFFFLFIEWMGREDEYALENLVLKRSRFYRWGFYFLLISILFVFSGTEQQFIYFQF; encoded by the coding sequence ATGCTCTTTAACTCCTTGGATTTTGCTATTTTCCTACCAATAGTGTTTTTTTTGTATTGGTTCGTTACCAATAAACGACTAAGACTTCAGAATTTGCTTATTGTTGTTGCCAGCTATTTATTTTATGGATGGTGGGACTGGCGATTTTTATCCTTGATTCTATTCAGCACTATTATTGATTATTCGATTGGCAGAATGTTGTTAGTTGAAGACAAAGCCATAAAACGAAAGGTTTTATTATGGGTAAGTATAATTGTAAATCTTGGCTTTTTAGGTTTCTTTAAGTACTACAACTTTTTTCTAGATAACTTTATAATGGCATTTTCTTTCATGGGAAAGAAAATAAATGCAAGCTCACTAGATATAATACTACCTGTAGGAATAAGCTTTTACACCTTTCAAACATTAAGTTATACCATTGATGTCTATAAAAGAAAACTTGAACCCACAAAGGACTTTATTGCGTTTGCGGCTTTTGTAAGTTTTTTTCCGCAATTGGTTGCGGGGCCTATTGAAAGAGCTACGCATTTATTACCACAATTCTACAAGAAAAGAACATTTGACTATTCCAAAGCGGTGGACGGTATGCGTCAAATACTTTGGGGGCTATTTAAGAAGGTGGTTATCGCAGACAACTGTGCAGAGTTTGCCAATCAAATTTTTAATAACTCACACGAAATGTCTGGAAGTACACTGGCTATAGGTGCTTTGTTCTTTACTTTTCAAATTTATGGTGACTTCTCTGGATATTCGGATATAGCCATTGGCACATCTAGATTATTTGGTTTTGACTTAATGCGTAATTTCGCATTTCCTTATTTTTCAAGGGATATAGCTGAATTTTGGCGTCGTTGGCATATTTCCCTGTCTACTTGGTTTAGGGATTACCTCTACATACCATTGGGAGGTAGTAGGGGAGGTACTTGGATGAAAGTCCGTAATACTTTTATTATTTTTTTGATTAGTGGTTTTTGGCATGGGGCCAATTGGACCTTTATTGTATGGGGCGGGTTAAATGCCTTGTATTTTTTGCCACTACTTTTAACCAATAACAATAGAAACAATTTAGGGATTGTCGCTCAAGGAAAGCTATTTCCTTCATATAAAGAAATAATTAAAATAGCTATCACATTTACTTTGACGGTCTTCGCTTGGATATTCTTTAGAGCTGAAAATATTAACCATGCTTTTTCCATTATAAGCGAAATCGCTTCCCAATCATTCTTTACCATACCAAATTTGCAGTTGGTTGGTTTGGAAGCAAAAGCCATTGCGGTGATGAAAATAGTTTTGATTTTTTTCTTTTTGTTTATTGAATGGATGGGCCGTGAAGATGAATATGCCCTAGAAAATTTGGTGCTTAAAAGAAGTAGATTTTACAGATGGGGCTTTTATTTTTTGTTAATATCCATACTATTTGTTTTTAGTGGTACGGAACAACAGTTTATATATTTTCAATTCTAG